One segment of Triticum aestivum cultivar Chinese Spring chromosome 2A, IWGSC CS RefSeq v2.1, whole genome shotgun sequence DNA contains the following:
- the LOC123191036 gene encoding uncharacterized protein, whose product MDPCRFEVFVIVCPAGTRKAAPPLPCPLSLSLIETHQFISLNLQQFQAHSPLSFTHISPPQSCGTSDPYCRPANPVELSSFFSLSSSGPGNMSAMVTEGGFGFGSGGWMWEQDMVFENALPLVDLQEGEAVWNNMAGVVEVKKGSGSGSGPGGWTWEQNKAFENALVLVDLGEGEAVWNKIADAVGGKTAEEIKRHYELLVADVDAIEAGRVPLPVYTDGGSPEEGGSGGKKGGGRVGGGRGGHGQKGSSKSVKQEGRKGILWTEDEHRFVPPAFVLLSAEERAHVCSTFFFTLDLFIE is encoded by the coding sequence ATGGATCCATGTAGGTTTGAAGTTTTTGTCATAGTTTGTCCTGCTGGCACCCGTAAAGCTGCTCCTCCGCTcccctgccctctctctctctctcttatcgaAACACACCAATTTATTAGCCTAAATCTGCAGCAATTCCAGGCCCACTCCCCCCTCTCCTTCACCCATATCTCACCGCCGCAATCCTGCGGAACCTCTGACCCCTATTGCCGCCCGGCGAATCCTGTAGAGCTATCTagttttttctctctttcttcttcgGGGCCGGGGAACATGTCGGCCATGGTGACTGAGGGGGGGTTCGGGTTCGGGTCAGGAGGGTGGATGTGGGAGCAGGACATGGTGTTTGAGAATGCGCTGCCGTTGGTGGATCTGCAGGAGGGGGAGGCCGTGTGGAACAACATGGCTGGCGTCGTTGAGGTGAAGAAGGGGTCCGGATCCGGGTCCGGGCCCGGAGGGTGGACGTGGGAGCAGAACAAGGCGTTTGAGAATGCACTGGTGTTGGTGGATCTTGGGGAGGGTGAGGCAGTGTGGAACAAGATAGCCGATGCTGTTGGGGGGAAGACAGCCGAGGAGATCAAGCGGCACTATGAGCTGTTGGTGGCGGATGTGGACGCCATCGAGGCGGGCCGGGTGCCGCTGCCTGTGTACACTGACGGCGGGAGTCCTGAGGAGGGAGGCTCCGGCGGGAAGAAGGGCGGCGGCAGGgtaggaggaggacggggagggcATGGGCAGAAGGGGTCATCCAAGTCTGTCAAGCAGGAGGGCCGGAAGGGGATCCTCTGGACCGAGGATGAGCACAGGTTCGTGCCTCCAGCCTTTGTTTTATTGTCTGCGGAGGAGCGAGCACATGTTTGCTCCACTTTTTTTTTTACTTTAGATCTGTTCATCGAATAA